The following proteins come from a genomic window of Corallococcus sp. NCRR:
- a CDS encoding DUF5985 family protein, whose protein sequence is MFKILLDGAVLMAYLACALFFLRFYLQSKDRLFALFSLAFTLMGVHNLLGALVAPDLDTERIHYLYVVRLMAYLLILGAIWDKNRAGRSAR, encoded by the coding sequence ATGTTCAAGATCCTGCTCGATGGCGCGGTGTTGATGGCGTACCTGGCGTGCGCCCTGTTCTTCCTGCGCTTCTACCTCCAGTCGAAGGACCGGCTGTTCGCGCTGTTCTCGCTGGCCTTCACGCTGATGGGCGTCCACAACCTGCTGGGCGCGCTGGTGGCGCCGGACCTGGACACCGAGCGCATCCACTACCTGTATGTCGTCCGCCTGATGGCCTACCTGCTCATCCTGGGAGCCATCTGGGACAAGAACCGCGCGGGGCGAAGCGCGCGGTGA
- a CDS encoding aldo/keto reductase, with protein sequence MTTTSLPRFTPRRVLGRTGFAATAVGIGDLADRTVPREELVATLARALDAGLNVIDTAPGYEDGLSEEVVGEALRGRREGVFVIDKVDELDAPVAPQVEASLRRLGLPSVDLFALHAVKSLAHWEDLARPGGALEQLEACVARGQARFKGISCHHPDALVAAVRSGRCDVVMFPLGPFVDARYVEEVLPLAREKGVGVVSFKTFGAGKLLGDTEGYGRPLQARPRGKVGSGGAAPGTPVLPHLSVAECVRYTLTLDPDVMLMGMGFPNEQDAALQAASAFRPLDAAGMQAVRERAHAAIQGKGAVWWNPPSPDVAAG encoded by the coding sequence ATGACCACGACATCGCTTCCCCGCTTCACCCCGCGCCGCGTGCTCGGGCGCACGGGCTTCGCCGCGACGGCGGTGGGCATTGGCGACCTGGCGGACCGCACGGTGCCTCGCGAGGAGCTGGTCGCCACGCTCGCGCGGGCGCTGGACGCGGGGCTCAACGTCATCGACACGGCGCCCGGCTACGAGGACGGCCTGAGCGAGGAGGTGGTGGGCGAGGCGCTGCGCGGCCGGCGTGAGGGCGTGTTCGTCATCGACAAGGTGGACGAACTGGACGCGCCGGTGGCGCCCCAGGTGGAGGCGTCCCTGCGGCGGCTGGGCCTGCCGTCGGTGGACCTGTTCGCGCTGCACGCGGTGAAGTCGCTGGCGCATTGGGAGGACCTGGCCCGGCCGGGCGGCGCGCTGGAGCAGTTGGAGGCGTGCGTGGCCCGGGGGCAGGCGCGCTTCAAGGGCATCTCCTGTCACCACCCGGACGCGCTGGTGGCGGCGGTGCGCTCCGGGCGGTGCGACGTGGTGATGTTCCCGCTGGGGCCGTTCGTGGACGCGCGCTACGTGGAAGAGGTGCTGCCCCTGGCGCGAGAGAAGGGCGTGGGCGTGGTGTCCTTCAAGACGTTCGGCGCGGGCAAGCTGCTGGGCGACACGGAGGGCTACGGCCGGCCGCTCCAGGCGCGCCCGCGCGGCAAGGTCGGCTCCGGTGGCGCGGCGCCAGGCACGCCGGTGCTGCCGCACCTGTCGGTGGCGGAGTGCGTGCGGTACACGCTCACGTTGGATCCGGACGTGATGTTGATGGGAATGGGCTTCCCGAACGAACAGGACGCCGCGCTCCAGGCGGCTTCGGCCTTCCGGCCCCTGGACGCCGCGGGGATGCAGGCGGTGCGGGAGCGCGCGCACGCCGCCATCCAGGGGAAGGGGGCGGTGTGGTGGAACCCCCCTTCACCGGACGTGGCGGCGGGCTGA
- a CDS encoding sensor histidine kinase — protein sequence MPEPSLEPSTEPPGEPPPPSSVTANDAVSVSVGGDGANVVEPIATGSLAGSREASSSGEEGRFAFLARAGEVLSSSLDEPTVLRQLAELVVPELADWCTVDVVAPSRTVVRRAAAHRDPTLVPSVYAIAERWALHENGSQGVAHVLSTGQARLIPEVPEEAFHALARGNAALEETWRLGCRSVMLVPLVARGRVLGCLSLMSATAGRYGDGDLELARELARRAALSLDNALLYGEARQAQARTARLQAVTAALSRAATEDAVAQVLAREVWEASGATRVAVLALEEDGLLRPLRVLGYPEDALASFNRPADRAAPEVRREVGWFGSLEEFVARHPEGAEFARRQGPGARAVLPLWGETRVRGLLLLGWPETRVFPAAERAFLEALAHQCAQALERAALYEALRERTERLRQALVTGDMGTWRLDLVRGKELRDAALNHMLGLPAVDSTVAVGDMLGYLHPEDRPHVEAEFHRHQRESPGYFELEFRVMRRDGGVRWLHSVGQSFAGPEGRVTELTGAMADVTRRKEAEERLQLLLDASRVLALRLDDVEEALPEVARLVVDHVATGCLVDLAAPDGTLRRVTAAHRVPEQDTRLHAALGGTDRGPAHPALQCFRSGEVCFLSRLDFKLCDAVSTSDSHRALVDRMAPTSVLSVPLRARGRTLGVITLFTAEPQRTLVAADVTMAEELALRLSVALENARLFHDAQSAVRLRDEFLSVASHELKTPLTSLILQHNLIGRAMETAGMPAPVTGKLNTAQRQVFRLTALVDNLLDVSRLSLGKLSLERAEVDLVQLTRDAVERLEDVFTQARCPLKLELPRTLTGQWDALRLDQVLVNLLSNAAKYGAGHPVSVRAGVDARDEAWVEVRDEGIGIEADALPRLFGRFERAVSERHYGGMGLGLYISRQIVEALGGRIDVDSQPGQGATFTLRLPRNAAEARLPHPPEM from the coding sequence ATGCCCGAACCATCCCTCGAGCCTTCGACCGAGCCTCCCGGTGAGCCCCCGCCGCCGTCCTCCGTGACGGCGAACGACGCGGTCTCCGTGTCCGTGGGGGGAGACGGGGCCAACGTCGTGGAGCCCATCGCGACCGGGTCCCTGGCCGGTTCGCGCGAGGCGTCCTCCTCCGGAGAGGAGGGGCGCTTCGCGTTCCTGGCCCGCGCGGGCGAGGTGCTGTCGTCATCGCTGGACGAGCCCACGGTGCTGCGCCAGTTGGCGGAGCTGGTGGTGCCGGAACTGGCGGACTGGTGCACGGTGGACGTCGTCGCGCCCTCCCGCACGGTGGTGCGCCGGGCCGCGGCGCACCGCGACCCCACGCTCGTGCCCTCCGTGTATGCCATCGCCGAGCGCTGGGCCCTCCATGAGAACGGTTCCCAGGGCGTGGCCCACGTGCTGAGCACCGGCCAGGCCCGCCTCATCCCGGAGGTGCCCGAAGAGGCGTTCCATGCGCTGGCGCGGGGGAATGCCGCCCTGGAGGAGACGTGGCGCCTGGGCTGCCGCTCCGTGATGCTGGTGCCACTGGTCGCGCGGGGGCGGGTGCTGGGGTGTCTGTCATTGATGTCCGCCACGGCCGGCCGCTATGGCGACGGCGACCTGGAGCTGGCGCGCGAGCTGGCCCGCCGGGCCGCGCTGTCCCTGGACAACGCGCTCCTGTATGGCGAAGCCCGTCAGGCCCAGGCGCGCACGGCGAGGTTGCAGGCGGTGACGGCGGCCCTGTCCCGCGCGGCCACCGAGGACGCGGTGGCGCAGGTGCTGGCGCGCGAGGTGTGGGAGGCGAGCGGCGCCACGCGCGTCGCGGTGCTGGCGCTGGAGGAGGACGGCCTCCTGCGCCCGCTGCGCGTGTTGGGCTATCCGGAAGACGCGCTGGCGTCATTCAACCGGCCCGCGGACAGGGCGGCCCCGGAGGTCCGGCGCGAGGTGGGGTGGTTCGGTTCGCTGGAGGAGTTCGTCGCGCGCCATCCGGAGGGCGCGGAGTTCGCGCGCCGCCAGGGGCCGGGGGCCCGCGCGGTCCTCCCGCTGTGGGGGGAGACGCGCGTGCGGGGCCTGCTGCTGCTCGGGTGGCCGGAAACCCGCGTCTTTCCCGCCGCGGAGCGCGCGTTCCTGGAGGCGCTGGCGCACCAGTGCGCGCAGGCGCTGGAGCGGGCCGCGCTCTACGAAGCGCTGCGCGAGCGCACGGAGCGGCTGCGGCAGGCGCTGGTGACGGGCGACATGGGGACGTGGCGCCTGGACCTGGTGCGCGGCAAGGAGCTGCGCGACGCGGCGCTCAACCACATGCTGGGGTTGCCGGCGGTGGACTCGACGGTGGCGGTGGGGGACATGCTGGGGTACCTGCACCCGGAGGACCGGCCGCACGTGGAGGCGGAGTTCCACCGCCACCAGCGCGAGTCGCCGGGCTACTTCGAGCTGGAGTTCCGGGTGATGCGCCGCGACGGCGGCGTGCGCTGGCTGCACAGCGTGGGGCAGTCCTTCGCCGGGCCGGAGGGAAGGGTGACGGAGCTCACCGGCGCCATGGCGGACGTCACCCGGCGCAAGGAGGCCGAGGAGCGGCTTCAGCTGCTGCTGGACGCGAGCCGCGTGCTGGCGCTGCGCCTGGACGACGTGGAGGAGGCGCTGCCGGAGGTGGCGCGGCTGGTGGTGGACCACGTGGCCACCGGCTGCCTGGTGGACCTGGCCGCGCCGGACGGCACCCTGCGGCGGGTGACGGCGGCCCACCGCGTGCCCGAGCAGGACACCCGGCTCCACGCGGCCCTGGGCGGCACGGACCGCGGGCCCGCGCACCCGGCGCTCCAGTGCTTCCGGTCGGGGGAGGTCTGCTTCCTGTCGCGCCTGGACTTCAAGCTGTGCGACGCCGTCTCCACGAGCGACTCGCACCGGGCGCTGGTGGACCGCATGGCGCCCACGTCCGTGCTGTCGGTGCCGCTGCGCGCGCGGGGCCGCACACTGGGCGTCATCACGCTGTTCACCGCCGAGCCCCAGCGCACGCTGGTGGCCGCGGACGTGACGATGGCGGAGGAGCTGGCGCTGCGCTTGAGCGTGGCGCTGGAGAACGCGCGCCTGTTCCACGACGCCCAGTCCGCGGTGCGGCTGCGCGACGAGTTCCTCTCCGTGGCGAGCCACGAACTGAAGACGCCGCTCACCAGCCTCATCCTCCAGCACAACCTCATTGGCCGGGCGATGGAGACAGCGGGCATGCCGGCGCCCGTGACGGGGAAGCTCAACACCGCGCAGCGGCAGGTGTTCCGGCTGACGGCGCTGGTGGACAACCTGCTGGACGTGAGCCGGCTGTCGCTGGGCAAGCTGTCGCTGGAGCGCGCGGAGGTGGACCTGGTGCAGTTGACGCGCGACGCGGTGGAGCGCCTGGAGGACGTGTTCACCCAGGCGCGGTGCCCGCTCAAGCTGGAGCTGCCGCGCACGCTGACGGGCCAGTGGGACGCGCTGCGGTTGGACCAGGTGCTGGTGAACCTGCTCTCCAACGCGGCGAAGTACGGCGCGGGCCACCCGGTGTCGGTGCGCGCGGGCGTGGACGCGCGCGACGAGGCCTGGGTGGAGGTGCGCGACGAGGGCATCGGCATCGAAGCGGATGCGCTGCCGCGCCTCTTCGGCCGCTTCGAGCGCGCCGTGAGCGAGCGGCACTACGGCGGCATGGGCCTGGGGCTCTACATCAGCCGCCAGATCGTGGAAGCGCTGGGCGGCCGCATCGACGTGGACAGTCAGCCGGGGCAGGGCGCCACCTTCACGCTGCGGCTGCCCCGGAACGCGGCGGAGGCGCGGCTCCCGCATCCCCCGGAGATGTGA
- a CDS encoding DUF779 domain-containing protein, with amino-acid sequence MPVPRVDVTPAAEALIHKMQGLHGPLLFHQSGGCCDGSAPMCFPRGDFRVGQEDVYLGDIVRTPFYMSGPQFELWRHTHLTVDVVPGRGSGFSVEAPEGVRFLIRSRLFTDDEYRALEQEGPPPRGPQH; translated from the coding sequence ATGCCCGTGCCGCGCGTCGACGTCACGCCGGCCGCCGAGGCCCTCATCCACAAGATGCAGGGCCTTCACGGTCCGCTCCTCTTCCACCAGTCCGGCGGCTGCTGCGACGGCAGCGCGCCCATGTGCTTCCCGCGCGGCGACTTCCGCGTGGGACAGGAGGACGTGTACCTGGGTGACATCGTCCGCACGCCCTTCTACATGTCCGGTCCGCAGTTCGAGCTCTGGCGCCACACCCACCTCACCGTGGACGTGGTGCCCGGCCGCGGCAGCGGCTTCTCCGTCGAGGCTCCCGAAGGCGTGCGCTTCCTCATCCGCTCACGCCTGTTCACGGACGACGAGTACCGCGCGCTCGAACAAGAGGGGCCTCCGCCCAGGGGACCCCAGCACTGA